Proteins found in one Salvia splendens isolate huo1 chromosome 10, SspV2, whole genome shotgun sequence genomic segment:
- the LOC121750909 gene encoding pentatricopeptide repeat-containing protein At4g35850, mitochondrial-like, whose product MKLLRAISGNHRTVVRALGRRNFCAPAEEYAKRNYASDEPGYNTVIGSLTAQRRNYLLRDVYDDMMLDGVKPERDTFHSLIIGTMKGARIQDAFFFRDEMKAMGLVPDVALYNYLISTCGKCNNSDQAISLLEEMKRSEVKPTGQTFICLLHACAASGRVDRVYAIVRDMTAAGLGLNKFCYAGLILAHRNKSPPSSDTVSKIIELVEQSKGWSSVDHTTDIAENVMKGITEEELYNLPTAEYVHRRAGFIARQLTVYHVAFLACADLKDVQATDKLLEMLEKDGKTPDVYILMQIMRCVLSVGDLDRGKKIFEEYMKSNRVPMVELFSTLAEGAMVGYTERGMQVAQDILVDLNNRGMFLSFKMANDLLLAASGEKTGGYTVANMLWDMMQSRKMTPSLPTVEAYHRGLKEREIPEDDPRLMLVTTTLNNLKARAGPGGGR is encoded by the exons ATGAAGCTCCTCCGCGCTATCTCAG GGAACCATCGTACTGTGGTTCGGGCGTTAGGGCGTCGTAATTTTTGCGCACCAGCGGAGGAGTATGCGAAGCGAAATTATGCCAGCGATGAGCCTGGATACAATACTGTGATAGGCTCGCTCACTGCTCAGCGAAG GAATTATTTGCTGAGGGATGTGTATGATGATATGATGCTGGATGGAGTGAAGCCAGAGAGGGACACATTTCACTCACTTATTATAGGGACAATGAAAGGGGCTCGAATACAAGATGCATTCTTTTTCCGTGATGAAATGAAAGCTATGGGTCTGGTTCCAGAT GTGGCTCTGTACAACTACTTGATATCTACCTGTGGAAAGTGCAATAACTCTGATCAGGCAATTTCG CTTCTAGAAGAAATGAAGAGATCAGAAGTGAAACCTACGGGACAAACCTTCATATGCTTACTTCATGCATGTGCAGCATCTGGAAGAGTTGACCGTGT ATATGCAATAGTACGAGATATGACTGCTGCTGGTCTTGGTTTGAACAAATTTTGCTATGCTGGACTTATACTTGCCCACAGGAACAAGTCACCTCCCTCCAGTGATACAGTTTCCAAA ATTATTGAGCTCGTTGAGCAGTCTAAAGGATGGTCCTCAGTTGATCATACAACCGACATTGCTGAAAATGTTATGAAGGGGATTACTGAAGAAGAACTATACAATCTACCCACAGCGGAATATGTTCATCGCCGTGCTGGATTCATAGCCAGACAGTTAACTGTATACCATGTTGCATTTCTTGCTTGTGCTGACCTGAAGGATGTCCAG GCTACTGACAAACTTCTGGAGATGCTAGAGAAGGATGGAAAAACTCCTGATGTCTATATATTGATGCAAATTATGAG GTGCGTTCTTTCTGTTGGGGACTTGGACCGTGGGAAGAAAATTTTTGAAGAGTACATGAAATCAAACAGAGTCCCTATGGTAGAACTTTTTTCG ACTCTCGCAGAAGGAGCGATGGTTGGGTATACGGAAAGGGGCATGCAAGTTGCTCAAGACATTCTT GTTGATCTCAATAACAGGGGCATGTTTTTGAGTTTCAAAATGGCAAATGATCTCCTGTTAGCTGCATCTGGTGAAAAG ACCGGCGGGTACACTGTGGCCAACATGTTGTGGGATATGATGCAATCTCGTAAAATGACCCCTTCGCTCCCTACTGTCGAAGCATATCACAGAGGGCTGAAA GAAAGAGAGATACCGGAGGATGATCCACGACTAATGTTGGTTACCACGACTCTTAACAATCTTAAAGCTAGAGCTGGACCAGGAGGTGGAAGATAG